The Corythoichthys intestinalis isolate RoL2023-P3 chromosome 2, ASM3026506v1, whole genome shotgun sequence DNA segment GCAgttttttgggttgaaattgGCAGAGACTATTAATAGTTTACCCACTGTCTTACCAGATGCTGTGTTTGGAgtctttaaaacattttttttcatttgataaATAACAAATCAGATTATAGTTGGTCACACTATAATAATTTAGGATTTAATCTTTTGACATTATTAATGGTCACAAAACTGAACAAAGTAGATGACTGCtttaaaacaatgaaaagaaaGCTTGATACAACTGCGTGGTGCATTgcgaatatatacagtggggagaacaagtatttgatacatagtcaatgggaaaacccattggcagtgtatcaaatacttgttctccccactgtatatatttttttctttaactgaCAAATGGTAAGAACACCGACCTCTATGCTCCACAATTGATGTCCAGTCATTCACTACACAGACTGGTTACTGGTAACAGTTTTATTCACTACCATTGATGGCCTTAAAAGTCAAATTTCCATGTTCACTGTGAAAGCGTCACTTACACatcggccaaaagtattggcaccgctgcaattctgtcagataatgctcagttcctcccagaaaacgattgcaattaaaatgctttggtggtaatatcttcatttattttgcttgcaatgaaaaaacacaaaagataattgaaaaaaaaaaaaaaaaaatctttacacaaaactccaaaaatgggccaggcaaaagtattggtaccctttgaaaaatcatgtgatgcttctctgtgtaattaacagcacctgttacttacctgtggcacataacaggtggtggcaataagtaaaacacacttgcagccagttaaaatggattaaagttgactcaacctctgtcctgtgtccgtgtttgtaccacattgagcatgaagaaaagaaagaagaccaaagaactgtctgaggacttaagaagcaaaattttgaagaagcacgggcaatctcagggcgacaagtccatctccaaagactgaatgttcctgtgtctactgtgctcagtgtcatcaataagtgtaaagcccatggcactagagctgggaatctttgggcacctaacgattcgattacgattacgattcagaggctccgattcgattataaaacgattattgatgcaccccactcctttgttttttaatttgttttgtatattagttccaaaattgttcaaaaatcctctcaggctaaaccaaactactatttcagtatcaagttaacatatagcagtaaacaaatatacaaaaataacagtaaataaaaaaactccagtccccattctatatcagcagctttaaactacttttaattaatttaatgttgtgaatcaaccgttaaagttgttaaaattgctcctgttattccataatttctcttttgtctactttcaacatgtgaaagtttaaaaactattttaaagatagattcaagtcaatattttaccgatttaggagtattttagataaaaagttaattaggttcgcttggaaggttcgcaacaacagccttgtagggaagtgtactgctttaagatggcggccgttactaacgcccgcatctagttttttgtagatgtgctggcaACGACACCGAGGctctaatgcatctagtcctatataaatgatatttaccgtaacataatgtggcttgtagcagcttttcggcagcagtcaggtatgttttgttttttgtttttttatctcttggcatgagttgagctagagccgtgagttgagcattggcgttagaggttagattttgtgcccgaacccgacccgacccgaatgtccacaatttaagcattcacgttcgggtcaggtcgggtcgggccgccatgccggactaataaattattttaaaaaaaaaaaaaaaatggagagcatgctctctgtattgcgcttttgcttgtgcgtgtgcatgaacgccgtggcgccggccgctttttcttcttgtcctcccgctgcacggccgaggcgccgccctctcctgttccctctccttgtcagagaggcgcgtccatgtgagaacaatatcccacacactcagaaatatgtttaacaaactttcccagcgttatttcgttgtgtgaatgctttgataattctcaaaaaaatatgtagattatttaaacattaagaaaactcgcgtttttttctgccaactcgaagaaatgaaaataaattgctgctgctgcgttttttccgcgtcactcaaaaaaaaaaaaaaattgggtttttcgggctcgggcctgcaaatctagttaagtgatcgagctcgggccgggtcgggcctcaataccagcgggccgtgtcgggtcgggctggattttttaggcccgaactaggctctaattggcgttacccgaggggccgggtaatgagaagcatgatgtttagctactctcgctccgtccctaattgcgtaccgattaccgaagaccgcgcggcgcgtgtcgtacttctgctttacttggcatatttcaataatcggaatttggatgtttgtgaatcgttctcgaatcttccacggccgaatcgcgaataatctaagaatcggaaattttgcacacctctacatggcactgtggctaacctccctggatgcggacggaaaagaaaaattgacgagagatttcaatgaaagatcgtgccgatggtggataaagaacctcgactaacatccaaacaagttcaagctgtcctgcagtccgagggtacaatagtgtcaacctgtactatgtGTCGGCatctgaaaagggactctatggtaggatacccaggaagaccccacttctgacccagagacataaaaaagccaggctggagtttgccaaaacctacatgagaaagccaaaaatgtttcggtagaatgttctctggtcagatgagacaaaagtagagctttttgggaaaaggcatcaacatagtttacagggggaaaaaatgaggccttcaaagaaaagaacactctccccacagtcaaacatggcggaggttccctgatgttttggggtggaCTGGACTGGTTGACCGTgtccatggcattatgaagtctgaagactacaaacaaattttgcagcataatgtagggcccagtgtgagaaagctgggtctccctcagtggtcatgggtcttccagctggacaatgacccaaaacacacttaaaaaagcactagaaaatggtttgagagaaagcactggagacttctaaagtggccagcaatgagtccagacctgaatcccataaagAAACACCTGAAAATGGCGGTtttgagaaggcacccttccaatctcagagacctggagcagttggccaaagaagaatggtctaaaatggataagtggatattggactatttcttcaataaaacacgcaacaactgtgtctgcctcatttgcaaagatacagtcgctgttttcaaagagttcgatgtgacgcaatattaccaaacaagacacgctgacatgtacgacaacattacagggaagatacgcagcgagaaattatagcaacttgaagctagtttaatttcacagcagcagtatttcgcaagagcccgagtgtcgaaagagaacgccacaaagacgagattgttgaaattatgaatttaaaaaattataaagcaaatgtgacacacagaagggcttgctaaaatttgtttaaatatattgttctatgtaaatcagccaaggtagccccccgcatttttaccacaccaaatctggcccctttgcaaaaggtttggacacacctgtttcacttctttcacttggtaccagctaaatattattcaaaaaataatgatggtggaagaaataagcatcttgaatttgaaactgtatgttgtcggcgattagcctcgcaatgatctcaattgtggttgtcagcccaaaaccctctaaatatatattaaatgcatcttaccagatataaaatgactactacataatctgtagtgatcgtttggtgcccagttttctcgtcgaatttcaGCAGTTctgtctctgttattgcaaccaaccgccacacacgccttcaccattttgattattaatgttaacgagcagaaaaacacgccataataggaggaatttacgtagcggtaatgcttaaacccgacgagctgacggacaatatggcgcggaggcgtggttgtgacgtcatgtgagtagggtctataagttgtattaggctgagggtgccattactgttgtccagcccatttttggagttttatgtaaaatgatagtgatttcattttttttttttttcattctcttctgtgtttctttactgcaagcaaaataagtgaagatattattaccaaatcatttgtaattgcaatcattttctgggagaaattgagcaatatctgtcagaattgcaggggtgccagtacttttggccagccgTGTACTTtgtccatttaaagcagggtctGTGCATAGTACAGTGGTTAACCAATGCTTGACGAGTAGGCAGGACAATTTTTTGCTTACTTCTGGGAAATACTGGCTAATATGTTTTACTCTGCTATTAcacattggaaaaaataaatttagtttttgtttttctgaaattGAAAAGATTCTTTCTGCTGAGATGCACTTAAACAAAACCTTGTCGGTCCTTTTAAAGCCACAGACATACGGTCTCAGATACAACAATGTGATATCGAAGATGGTGACACCAAGTGGTTAAACAGATAAAGCTGCGCCTCATTTGCACTTTCTCATTTATTGTGTGTTGTATTGCTGTATAGTTATTCGAAATCAATTTGTGTCTGATTAATCGATGGGATAATCTATACCAGGGGTCTCAAAACTTTTCCAAAAGGGCCACAGCGGGtggaggatttcattccaaccagacAAGACGAAACCTTTTCACGAATCTGgtttttacaagtgtaatcagttgtaaCCTGTTTTAGCAGTaatttcattggttaaactggctTTGCTGGATTGATTGCAATAAAAACCGGGAtttacagcggcccttgaggaccggtctgGAGACCCTTGTTCCATACAAAACTTGGTTCTTAAATATTTTATAGCTACAGAACTAGGGTGATGTCATCTGTGAAAGTTGATTATACTCTGTTGAATAAATACTGCCCCCCCAATTTGGATCGTATTCTTAATTGATTAACTTAAATGTTCCACTGTACCAATGTTTTAACATTAATTTCTCCCTCTCAACATACAGCGTGGAGATTGGGGAAAGTGTGCGCGGCGAGGACGTGTACATCGTGCAGAGCGGGTGCGGCGAGATTAACGACAACCTCATGGAGCTGTTAATTATGATCAATGCCTGCAAAATTGCCTCGTCGTCGCGCGTCACTGCCGTCATCCCCTGCTTCCCTTATGCCCGCCAGGACAAGAAGGACAAGGTGAATGAAAATTTGAATAAACACATgtagtcaattttttttcagcTTGTAGGGAATCGCTGATTTAATGTAGTGGTCACTTTATCACTAGAATGCCAACATAGATTAGGTTTCTGTGAGCTGACAGCTCAGTATACCCAGCATCCACTTGAGTATTTTGGCAACACAACCTGCAGTTCCAGTTTCCAGAAGAATGCAAATAAAATTCACTCTGTACAAGTATGCTAAAATGGAATCTTAGAATTATATCATGCTCAATATCGGGAAACCTTGCAATTGCTCTCTTTGAGATGTGAATTTCCATACTTCTCTCATTGACTTAAGCAACTATGTTGCTTCCTTGTCCCAGAGCCGAGCGCCAATATCGGCCAAGTTGGTGGCAAACATGTTGTCTGTTGCTGGTGCCGACCACATCATCACCATGGATCTTCATGCGTCACAAATCCAGGTGAGATTGTGTGAACCTGCACGTAAACATTTATGAGCGCTTATACCTCTCATGTTTGTATTTAACCTACTAAATACTTAAGATTTTCTTCATGCAAAATTGGCAGCCATCAAATGACACCAAATAATGTTTGTCCTTTAAGGGATTTTTTGACATCGCAGTGGACAATCTATACGCAGAGCCGGCCGTCCTGCAGTGGATAAGGGAAAATATCCCGGAGTGGAAAAACTGCATCATTGTGTCTCCTGATGCAGGTGGCGCAAAACGGTAAAATGCTCCACGGCGAGAAGCGTCTCCGttccaaacatctaaataaatattttccaaCTTTCATAGAACCAAGGCACATAACACAACACACAccctaaaaacaaacaaacaaaaaaaacactccaCCAAACCAAGATTTTACCATTTATACATACAAATCATTTTCTTGACTCAATTTGTCATAAATGTACTTAATGTGTAATCTGGGCttgttacattggaaaaaaatacttttgaatGAATGGCAATAGGTGCATGTAATCATATTCTTCATAGTATACAGTAATTCGCATAGCAGTAGACGTTGCACCACCAAGAAATGCACAATGGAgatgaaaaaatatacagtatatgttgcaCTGGAGGAgtcacattttggagggaatttCATCTTTATTAGAGACAAGGAACAATACATTCTGTAtcataataacaacaaaatggagaacaacaggctaaatAGGTGTCAGTTATCTCACTCAAAATCACCACTAAATCTATTAGTCTTCATTTTTAGTATCACTTGTGAACAACTCAAAGTCTAGAAGTAGAGGGCACGACTATAGAGTACCTTTCTCGTATAAACAAATCCATTTATGTAGCACTTTACAAAACCTGAGAGGTCTTCAAAGTGTTttacaacaaagaaaaatacagtTCATGGTAAATAAAAGACAGGAAAGTACGATAAAATAAACtagaggggaaaaaacaaaaatgatgcGTCGAGCTAAAAGTCaatacagcaaataaaacacataaaatcCGAACACATTAAAACCCTTAAAATATAACCAGGGTGGCTAGAGACAAAGCACAAACCGTATAGGTCACACCTGGGTATAAATCGCAGGACCAGCCAAACTGGAAAGAAAGTGTGACTGACTTATGGTCTGGAAATTGAAACTTCAGCTGTGTAGTGGGAGAACATTTAATTCCGGGGTgtcttaaatacaagtgttactTGCGTCCTCAattacaaatcttgaaggtccacaagtATTTTtgtcatacaagcatgggtgcatttattaatgtcggtcaagtacaagtcaggtcgaaggtggtaaaacacaaataaaatgcacattctgattaaaaacaaaaaaattgccatttgctctgggtccgcagagaggtgtgcctTGGTCCGGTTGTGGACCACGGTCCGCAAATTGAGGACCCCGGGGGTCTAGAATGTTGTGGGTTTCATGCTGAGCAGAATAGCATCTCCCCATTCAGAAGCCCAAAAAgacaaatctgaaaaaaaatttatGTTGACACAAGCAAATAATCTTGATTCAAGTAATTTTAAacatttctattgattttaaatggaaaaagatgatttgaaaatattttgagttGTAAGAGTGGACTATATATGGCAGGCCATGATTTGGACCTCCCTAATAAAATTGTTGTTCATTATGTCTCTGGCAGGGCTTAATTGACTATTcagaatattataataataattataatattcagAAAAATTTAGTGAACTGAAATGTGACTCATGCAGCGTAACTTCCATCGCGGACCGGCTGAACGTTGACTTCGCCCTCATCCATAAAGAGAGAAAGAAGGCCAATGAAGTGGACCGCATGGTACTGGTGGGAGACGTCAAAGATCGTGTGGCAATCTTGGTGGATGACATGGCTGACACTTGCGGTACCATCTGCCACGCTGCCGACAAGTCCGTATCGCAGCTACATGTTATTTCTGAactgaagattttttttctgacatTTTGACACTTTCCCTCTCTCATGCTTCAGGTTGATTGATGCCGGTGCTGTGAAAGTCTATGCCATCCTCACTCATGGCATTTTCTCTGGCCCAGCCATTTCACGTATTAACAATGCGCCATTTGAGGCAGTAGTGGTAACCAACACAATCCCACAGGAAGAGAAGATGAAGGCGTGCCCCAAAATACAGGTGCGTATCAACAAGTATACACTAACACACTGTTATCTGAAAGTTGAGTTATGCCAACAAAGTAACGAAGCTTCTTTGAATTGTCACAACATGCATTCTGTGATTTGTCAATGTTCACTTTGTTGGCCTGTAATGACAACTTTGTATTTCAGCATCCAGCCACCCTCCATGTCATAGGCAGGCACTGAAAACAACTGTTATTACGTCAATTTAAAGTCAAAATCTAGATTATATATTTACCGCAACAGCTCTGTTgtacatttaaaatattttcttaaaGGCACAATCATAATGGTATGACATTTATATTCTAATTCTTGGTTTTTCAGTTATACGGGTTCTGATGATGATTCAATCTAATTTTGTAGGTTATTGACATTTCCATGATTCTGGCGGAAGCGATTAGGAGAACCCACAATGGTGAATCTGTGTCCTACCTCTTCAGCCACGTCCCCTTGTAAAGGCGAGCAAGGGAGGAGTCCATCAACCCCTCCGTCCTCTTCAACTGAGCCATCGGCTGCGACCGCTCCTCTTTTCTAAAGGCTTGAGTGTCAGGTGGTTTTAGTGAAATAGATCTCACCCACAGATTGTCTTTGAATATTTTCATGCAGGACATTGAGAGAGACAGCCCCAACCCTTGCTATGACCAAAGGGTCATGATGCACCTGCCGTATCCTGTTATAAactttaaatgcatcattccacTTCCactttacattttatttgaaaaagaaacccCAACTTTTTGGTAACATGCACCTTTACCCATTAAGTATTCCCAGTAGCTGTTGCTATATATTGagactgacagtctcaaaaaaggTCATGGAGTCCAATTTGATCAatgatttttattgttattaatcGATAAATGATTCAAGCCTTGGcgatgaggatttttttttttttacctgcaatggagcttttttttttttttttttttttgtaatgcgaATCAAGCAGCTTCTTTTCACAATAAAGCTTTGAAAATAGCTTTGCAAACAGTTTTCTCGTCCACTCTTTTATCTATCCAGATACACAAAATTACTATGAAATTCTAGTACTTAACAGATATGAAGTCTTATTTTAGGGCAGAATTTGAACGCGCAGTCTGCTGTAACTGCTGAAAAAGACCGTTAAGCAAACTATTTGCACGACATGTCAAAATGTTTAGGGAGTATATGGTTGTGGTTAGCAAGTCTAGTTTACCATCATAAAGTCATAGGTTTGTGTGTTTTTCTAATGCCTTCTGCAACATTCCAACAAGAATGCATGACATTAATGTCAtgaagaaatgtattttttgcacTTTAAGGCACAACCAGATAATAAAGCGTGTCATCAATGAATgagtttattttattgttttatatatatatatatatatatatatatatatataaatttaatcgagttaattacagcttaaaaattaaccgtaattaatcacaatcgcaattcaaaccatctataaaatatgccatatttttctgtaaattattgttggaatggaaagataagacacaagatggatatatacattcaacatacggtacataaggactgtatttgtttattataacaataaatcaacaagatggcattaacattattaacattctgttaaagcgatccatggatagaaagacttgtagttcttaaaggaaaaatgttagtacaatttatagaaattttatattaaaacccctcttaatgtttttgttttaatgaaatttgtaaaaaattttcaatcaaaaaataaactagtagcccgccattgttgatgtcaataattacttacacaatgctcatgggtgctgaagcctataaaatcagtcacacccaagagccagcagagggcggcaaaactccataaaacacaacaagtgagcgtttcactgtaccgtcatttaaatctgtctgagcggggcatctgcgttaattgctttGGATTCATCTTGAAATTTTACTTACAGCTGAAAAGCACTACTTTTCgtgacccccaccccccaccccaggAATTGGTGcattttataattttattaaatacaTATATAGTATTTATAATTAATACAGTTATAAAGTATAAATGGGTAAATGAGACTCATCAAGATGGTTCTGCTATCTTATTCATAAACTGAATGCTACAAATGTTTTTAATCCTTTATTT contains these protein-coding regions:
- the LOC130912386 gene encoding ribose-phosphate pyrophosphokinase 2 gives rise to the protein MPNIVLFSGSSHHDLSQKVADRLGLDLGKVITKKFSNQETCVEIGESVRGEDVYIVQSGCGEINDNLMELLIMINACKIASSSRVTAVIPCFPYARQDKKDKSRAPISAKLVANMLSVAGADHIITMDLHASQIQGFFDIAVDNLYAEPAVLQWIRENIPEWKNCIIVSPDAGGAKRVTSIADRLNVDFALIHKERKKANEVDRMVLVGDVKDRVAILVDDMADTCGTICHAADKLIDAGAVKVYAILTHGIFSGPAISRINNAPFEAVVVTNTIPQEEKMKACPKIQVIDISMILAEAIRRTHNGESVSYLFSHVPL